From one Lolium rigidum isolate FL_2022 chromosome 4, APGP_CSIRO_Lrig_0.1, whole genome shotgun sequence genomic stretch:
- the LOC124648064 gene encoding uncharacterized protein LOC124648064 produces the protein MDQIGEEHFPWTGKDKVEESRARATGLYGEMLDLFIGKYTMGIYERDVLIKKRVQLKRETFELLSEFFHPNAVRILDFVDEDKNRGSFVVSNVDASFLAWLKAEGKQKQLMFDKNGKMKILFRDTIM, from the coding sequence GGGAAGGATAAAGTTGAAGAATCTCGTGCTAGAGCCACTGGACTTTATGGAGAGATGTTGGATTTGTTTATCGGGAAATATACCATGGGCATCTATGAAAGAGATGTACTAATCAAGAAAAGGGTACAATTGAAGAGGGAGACATTTGAGTTACTTTCTGAGTTCTTCCATCCTAATGCTGTTCGCATTCTGgactttgttgatgaagacaaAAACCGTGGCAGTTTTGTTGTTTCCAACGTTGATGCTTCATTCTTAGCTTGGTTGAAAGCAGAAGGCAAACAAAAACAACTTATGTTTGATAAAAATGGAAAGATGAAAATTTTGTTTAGGGACACGATTATGTAG